Proteins co-encoded in one Waddlia chondrophila WSU 86-1044 genomic window:
- the radA gene encoding DNA repair protein RadA, whose translation MAKTTTKTVWHCSDCGAKQHKWVGQCPICQAWNTLEEEIELKAPPRFSAQPAKSNKPVRLREVKPSETPRILTKINEFDRLIGGGVVPGSLTLIGGEPGIGKSTLMLQLSQAFAEKGLKVLYVTGEESVEQTSLRAQRLGILSDNLLLLSETNYSHIKAQVDQVQPDVMIVDSIQIVYKPEISSAPGSVSQVRENTNEFMHIAKGYGIATFLIGHVTKSGEIAGPRILEHLVDTVLYFEGDKQNNYRMIRVVKNRFGPTDEIAVFQMRQDGLAQVSNPSHLFLEERAKEMSGSVIIPTLEGSRPIMIEVQALVTETVFSTPSRRTTGIDSNRLALLLAVLEKKMGYLMHKSDVFVSVAGGMKIAEPGIDLGLLLAVASSMRNHKVDPFTTVMGEVGLGGEIRAIPRVEGRIKEAVHMGFKRCIIPERNIKGLPPELSEQINIQGAEVVEQAISHTFN comes from the coding sequence GCCCGATTTGCCAGGCTTGGAATACCCTGGAAGAGGAAATTGAGCTCAAAGCGCCTCCCCGCTTCTCTGCACAGCCGGCTAAAAGCAATAAACCGGTCAGATTGAGAGAGGTCAAACCTTCGGAAACACCCCGAATTTTGACAAAGATCAACGAATTCGACCGCCTGATCGGCGGAGGCGTGGTGCCTGGGTCGCTGACTTTGATCGGAGGGGAGCCTGGAATTGGAAAATCTACGCTAATGCTCCAGCTTTCCCAGGCATTTGCGGAAAAAGGGTTGAAAGTGCTTTATGTCACAGGAGAAGAATCGGTTGAGCAAACATCCCTCAGAGCGCAAAGACTCGGAATTCTAAGCGACAACCTTCTTCTTTTGAGCGAGACCAACTACTCCCACATTAAGGCGCAGGTCGACCAAGTACAGCCGGATGTCATGATCGTCGATTCAATACAGATCGTTTATAAACCTGAGATCAGTTCCGCACCAGGCTCTGTCTCTCAAGTGAGAGAAAACACCAACGAGTTCATGCACATTGCCAAAGGATACGGAATCGCAACATTCCTCATCGGCCATGTGACGAAATCGGGAGAGATCGCCGGTCCCCGCATCCTCGAACACCTCGTTGACACTGTCCTCTATTTTGAAGGAGACAAGCAAAACAATTACCGAATGATTCGAGTGGTCAAAAACCGTTTTGGTCCCACAGATGAGATCGCCGTCTTCCAAATGAGGCAGGATGGCCTGGCGCAAGTTTCCAATCCCTCCCACCTTTTTTTGGAAGAGCGCGCCAAAGAGATGTCCGGTTCCGTGATCATCCCTACCCTGGAAGGCTCCCGGCCAATCATGATCGAAGTGCAAGCGTTGGTGACCGAAACGGTCTTTTCAACCCCTTCCAGAAGAACCACGGGCATTGACTCCAATCGACTCGCCCTTTTGCTGGCCGTCCTGGAAAAAAAAATGGGGTATCTGATGCACAAAAGCGATGTGTTCGTTTCTGTTGCCGGCGGAATGAAAATCGCCGAACCCGGCATTGATTTAGGGCTTTTGCTAGCAGTTGCATCCTCTATGCGCAACCATAAAGTCGATCCCTTCACCACGGTCATGGGCGAGGTGGGTTTAGGCGGAGAGATCCGTGCCATTCCACGTGTCGAAGGGAGAATCAAAGAGGCCGTGCACATGGGATTTAAACGGTGCATCATCCCCGAAAGAAACATTAAGGGTCTTCCCCCCGAATTATCCGAACAGATCAACATCCAAGGAGCTGAAGTTGTCGAGCAAGCCATTTCCCACACTTTCAACTAA